One genomic region from Puccinia triticina chromosome 11A, complete sequence encodes:
- a CDS encoding calmodulin, giving the protein MADQLTEEQISEFKEAFSLFDKDGDGTITTKELGTVMRSLGQNPTEAELGDMINEVDADGNGTIDFPEFLTMMARKMKDTDSEEEIREAFKVFDKDGNGFISAAELRHVMTNLGEKLSDQEVEEMIREADVDGDGAINYEEFVRMMLSK; this is encoded by the exons ATGGCAGACCAACTC ACCGAAGAACAAATCTCAGAATTCAAGGAAGCCTTCTCATTATTTGATAAGGATGGCGATGGTACTATTACCACCAAAGAACTCGGGACTGTTATGCGATCATTAGGACAAAATCCGACTGAGGCCGAACTTGGTGATATGATTAATGAAG TCGATGCCGATGGAAATGGGACGATTGACTTTCCAGAATTCTTGACCATGATGGCTCGAAAGAt GAAAGATACGGATTCGGAGGAAGAGATCCGGGAGGCATTCAAAGTGTTCGACAAGGATGGCAACGGTTTCATTAGTGCAGCTGAGCTCCGCCACGTGATGACTAATCTCG GTGAGAAATTGTCGGACCAAGAAGTGGAAGAAATGATCCGAGAAGCTGATGTGGATGGGGATGGAGCCATCAACTACGAAGAGTTCGTTCGGATGATGCTCAGCAAATGA